The following proteins come from a genomic window of Pseudomonas hygromyciniae:
- the hldE gene encoding bifunctional D-glycero-beta-D-manno-heptose-7-phosphate kinase/D-glycero-beta-D-manno-heptose 1-phosphate adenylyltransferase HldE, producing the protein MKLSMPRFDQAPVLVVGDVMLDRYWHGGTSRISPEAPVPVVKVEQIEDRPGGAANVALNIAALGAPASLVGVTGDDEAADSLTNSLRGAGVRALFQRIAHQPTIVKLRVMSRHQQLLRIDFEEPFATDALALSDQVDALLEGIKVLVLSDYGKGALKNHQVLIQAAKARGIPVLADPKGKDFSVYRGASLITPNLSEFETIVGGCVDEHDLVSKGASLMADLDLGALLVTRGEHGMTLLRPGHPAMHLPARAREVFDVTGAGDTVISTLAAAIAAGEELPHAVALANLAASIVVGKLGTASISAPELRRAIQREEGSERGVLSLEQLLLAIDDARAHNERIVFTNGCFDILHAGHVTYLEQARAQGDRLIVAINDDASVSRLKGPGRPINSVDRRMAVLAGLGAVDWVISFSEGTPENLLAQVKPDVLVKGGDYSVDQVVGADIVNAYGGKVKVLGLVENSSTTAIVEKIRQTNDAAQ; encoded by the coding sequence ATGAAGTTGTCCATGCCGCGATTCGATCAAGCCCCTGTCTTGGTGGTCGGCGATGTCATGCTCGACCGTTACTGGCATGGCGGTACCTCACGGATTTCCCCTGAGGCACCGGTACCGGTAGTCAAGGTCGAGCAAATCGAAGACCGTCCAGGCGGCGCTGCCAACGTTGCCCTTAACATCGCCGCACTCGGCGCCCCGGCCTCCCTGGTCGGCGTGACCGGCGACGATGAAGCCGCCGACAGCCTGACCAACAGCCTGCGCGGCGCCGGCGTGCGTGCCCTGTTCCAGCGCATTGCCCACCAGCCGACCATCGTCAAGCTGCGGGTCATGAGCCGTCACCAGCAATTGCTGCGTATCGATTTTGAAGAACCCTTCGCCACCGACGCCCTGGCCCTCAGTGACCAGGTCGACGCGTTGCTCGAAGGCATCAAGGTATTGGTGCTGTCGGATTACGGCAAAGGCGCGTTGAAAAACCACCAGGTGCTGATCCAGGCTGCCAAGGCCCGTGGCATCCCAGTGCTGGCCGATCCCAAGGGCAAGGACTTCTCGGTCTACCGGGGGGCCAGCCTGATCACGCCGAATCTCAGCGAATTTGAAACCATCGTCGGCGGTTGCGTCGATGAGCATGACTTGGTGAGCAAAGGCGCAAGCCTGATGGCCGATCTCGACCTCGGCGCCTTGCTGGTGACCCGTGGCGAACACGGCATGACTCTGCTGCGCCCCGGTCACCCGGCCATGCACCTTCCGGCGCGGGCGCGGGAAGTATTCGACGTCACCGGCGCCGGTGACACAGTGATTTCCACCCTGGCGGCAGCGATTGCGGCGGGCGAGGAGTTGCCCCATGCGGTGGCCCTGGCCAACCTGGCCGCGAGCATCGTGGTGGGCAAGCTGGGCACGGCGTCCATCAGCGCCCCGGAACTGCGTCGTGCGATCCAGCGCGAGGAAGGCTCGGAGCGTGGCGTGTTGAGCCTGGAGCAATTGCTGCTGGCGATTGACGATGCCCGGGCCCATAACGAGCGCATTGTCTTCACCAACGGCTGCTTCGATATCTTGCACGCCGGCCATGTGACCTACCTGGAGCAGGCTCGCGCTCAGGGTGATCGCCTGATCGTGGCGATCAACGATGATGCTTCGGTCAGCCGCCTGAAAGGCCCTGGCCGACCGATCAACAGCGTGGACCGGCGCATGGCGGTCCTGGCTGGGTTGGGCGCGGTGGATTGGGTGATCAGCTTCTCCGAGGGGACCCCGGAAAACCTGCTGGCCCAGGTCAAGCCGGATGTGTTGGTCAAGGGTGGTGACTACTCGGTCGACCAGGTGGTCGGCGCCGATATCGTCAACGCCTATGGCGGCAAGGTCAAAGTCCTGGGGTTGGTAGAGAACAGCTCGACCACCGCGATTGTCGAAAAAATTCGCCAAACCAACGATGCCGCCCAATAG
- the waaA gene encoding lipid IV(A) 3-deoxy-D-manno-octulosonic acid transferase, with protein MNRTLYSCLFYLALPLVALRLWLRARKAPAYAKRVSERFSYGLPVLKPGGIWVHAVSVGESIAAAPMIRGLLERHPQLPITVTCMTPTGSERIQALFANEPRIQHCYLPYDLPCAAKRFLDRVQPKLAVIMETELWPNHIHQCAKRGIPVVLANARLSARSAKGYARFSKLTAPMLAEMSLFAVQTATEAERFRSLGARPETVEVTGSIKFDLTIDPQLLVRAAALREQWQASERPVWIAASTHAGEDEVVLAAHRQLLASYPNALLILVPRHPERFNAVLELCQQQGFATVQRSSGASVSADTSVLLGDTMGELLFLYALADSAFVGGSLVPNGGHNLLEPAALAKPVISGPHLFNFLEIAAMMREAGALREVEDAEGLAEVVRQLFELPQDAQKMAQAGLKVMQANQGALKRLLEGLDRLINR; from the coding sequence ATGAATAGAACTCTCTACAGCTGTCTGTTTTACCTGGCGCTGCCGTTGGTGGCCTTACGTCTATGGCTGCGGGCCCGCAAGGCGCCGGCCTACGCCAAGCGCGTCAGTGAGCGCTTTTCCTACGGTTTGCCGGTACTCAAACCCGGTGGGATCTGGGTACACGCGGTGTCGGTGGGCGAGAGCATCGCCGCCGCGCCAATGATCCGCGGCCTGCTGGAGCGTCATCCACAGCTGCCGATCACCGTCACCTGCATGACGCCCACCGGTTCCGAGCGGATCCAGGCCTTGTTCGCCAATGAGCCGCGCATCCAGCATTGCTACCTGCCCTACGATTTGCCATGCGCCGCCAAGCGTTTTCTGGACCGGGTCCAGCCTAAACTCGCGGTGATCATGGAAACCGAGTTGTGGCCCAACCATATCCATCAGTGCGCCAAGCGCGGGATTCCCGTGGTCCTGGCCAATGCGCGGCTGTCGGCACGCTCGGCCAAGGGCTACGCACGTTTCTCCAAACTGACTGCGCCGATGCTGGCAGAAATGAGCCTGTTCGCCGTGCAGACCGCCACCGAGGCCGAGCGTTTTCGCAGCCTGGGTGCGCGCCCGGAAACGGTCGAAGTCACCGGCTCGATCAAGTTTGACCTGACCATCGACCCACAACTGCTGGTACGCGCTGCCGCGCTGCGCGAGCAGTGGCAGGCCAGCGAACGCCCGGTGTGGATCGCCGCCAGTACCCATGCGGGCGAAGATGAAGTGGTGCTGGCTGCCCATCGGCAGTTGCTCGCCAGCTACCCCAATGCCCTGTTGATTCTGGTGCCCCGGCATCCGGAGCGTTTCAACGCGGTGCTGGAGCTTTGCCAGCAACAGGGTTTTGCCACGGTACAGCGCTCCAGCGGCGCGTCGGTGAGTGCCGATACGTCGGTATTGCTGGGCGACACCATGGGGGAGTTGCTGTTTCTCTACGCCTTGGCCGACAGCGCCTTTGTCGGCGGCAGCCTGGTGCCCAACGGCGGGCATAACCTGTTGGAGCCCGCAGCGCTGGCCAAGCCGGTGATCAGCGGCCCGCACCTGTTCAACTTCCTCGAAATCGCCGCGATGATGCGCGAAGCCGGAGCGTTGCGGGAGGTGGAGGATGCCGAAGGGCTGGCCGAGGTGGTGCGGCAGTTGTTTGAGCTGCCGCAGGATGCACAGAAGATGGCACAGGCGGGGCTTAAGGTGATGCAGGCCAATCAGGGGGCATTGAAGCGCTTGCTCGAGGGTCTCGATCGCCTGATCAACCGCTGA
- a CDS encoding aldo/keto reductase produces MSLPTLHDLHRPLGSTGLLVSPLGLGTVKLGRDQGVKYPNGFQIPNDEEARMLLRQARELGINLIDTAPAYGHSEERLGPLLRGQRQDWVIVSKVGEEFADGVSRHDFSAAHTRLSVERSLKRLETDFIDLVLVHSDGNDLHILNDCEVYQTLADLKAEGKIRGFGFSGKTVEGGVKALEQGDCAMVTYNLNEQNEKAVIDYAAAHGKGILVKKALASGHACLEPGVDPIHASFILLFAQTGVASAIVGTINPLHLAHNVATAAKIIRQS; encoded by the coding sequence ATGAGCCTGCCGACCCTGCATGACCTTCATCGCCCCCTGGGCAGCACCGGCCTGCTGGTGTCGCCACTGGGCCTGGGCACCGTGAAGCTGGGGCGCGACCAGGGGGTGAAGTACCCCAATGGCTTCCAGATCCCCAACGATGAGGAGGCGCGGATGTTGCTGCGCCAGGCGCGCGAGCTGGGGATCAACCTGATCGACACCGCCCCCGCCTATGGGCACAGCGAAGAACGCCTGGGCCCGCTACTGCGTGGCCAGCGCCAGGACTGGGTGATTGTCAGCAAGGTCGGCGAAGAATTTGCCGACGGCGTGTCCCGTCACGACTTCAGCGCGGCCCACACCCGGCTGTCCGTGGAACGCAGCCTGAAACGCCTGGAAACGGATTTTATCGACCTGGTGCTGGTGCATTCCGACGGCAACGACTTGCATATCCTCAACGATTGCGAGGTCTACCAGACCCTGGCGGACCTCAAGGCCGAGGGCAAGATTCGCGGTTTCGGCTTCTCCGGAAAAACCGTCGAAGGCGGCGTGAAGGCTCTGGAACAGGGCGATTGCGCCATGGTCACCTACAATCTGAACGAGCAAAACGAAAAAGCCGTGATTGATTATGCCGCCGCCCATGGCAAAGGCATCCTGGTGAAAAAGGCCCTGGCCAGTGGCCATGCGTGCCTGGAGCCGGGAGTGGATCCAATTCACGCCAGTTTCATCTTGTTGTTTGCGCAAACGGGCGTGGCCAGTGCTATTGTCGGGACCATCAACCCGCTGCACCTTGCCCATAATGTGGCAACCGCTGCCAAGATCATTCGCCAATCCTGA
- a CDS encoding DMT family transporter, with protein sequence MNVAYYYLAIAICSEVIATVSMKAIKGWSTPIPLLLVIVGYGVAFWMLTLVVRTVPVGVAYAVWAGMGIVMVSIAALFIYGQKLDLPAMLGMGLIVLGVVVIQLFSKTAGH encoded by the coding sequence ATGAACGTCGCCTACTACTACCTGGCCATTGCCATTTGCTCGGAAGTGATCGCCACCGTTTCCATGAAAGCGATCAAGGGCTGGAGCACGCCGATCCCACTGCTGCTGGTTATCGTCGGCTATGGCGTGGCCTTCTGGATGCTGACCTTGGTAGTGCGCACTGTGCCGGTGGGCGTGGCCTACGCGGTATGGGCGGGGATGGGGATCGTCATGGTCAGCATCGCTGCGCTGTTTATCTATGGGCAGAAGCTCGATCTGCCAGCGATGCTGGGGATGGGCTTGATTGTGCTGGGAGTGGTGGTGATTCAGTTGTTTTCGAAAACTGCCGGTCACTGA
- a CDS encoding NAD(P)/FAD-dependent oxidoreductase has protein sequence MPSVISTDVLIVGAGVAGLWLNARLRSQGFSTIVVENATLGGGQSVKSQGIIHGGAKYALHGALTGASEAIADMPRRWREALAGTGELDLTGVRLLSQAHYLWSPGTLAGNLTSFFASKAVRGRVDQVKGDDLPPALQDRRFKGKVYRLAELVVDVPSLIERLAQLAGDGLLAGQQIEPLLEGGILVGLKVDGRAIRAQRIVLSAGGGTAELLTALGLSQPAMQKRPLHMIIAKGPGLKPLYAHCLGGGTKPRITITTHPAADGNWVWYMGGDIAETEGVHRTPAEQIATAQKELAHLLPWIDMSQTQWATLRVDRAEPLQTGLTRPDNAFLAEQGRLLVGWPTKLALAPDFADRVLYALERDGVQPTPSTPLPELPRPAVAQPAWEQLLP, from the coding sequence ATGCCATCCGTTATTTCCACCGACGTCCTGATTGTCGGCGCCGGGGTTGCCGGCCTCTGGCTCAATGCGCGCCTGCGCAGCCAGGGGTTCTCCACAATCGTGGTGGAGAACGCAACCCTGGGTGGCGGGCAGAGCGTGAAGTCCCAGGGGATCATTCACGGTGGTGCGAAATACGCCTTGCACGGTGCCCTGACCGGCGCTTCCGAAGCCATTGCCGATATGCCACGACGCTGGCGTGAAGCGCTGGCCGGCACCGGCGAACTGGACCTGACGGGCGTGCGCCTGCTGTCCCAGGCCCATTACCTGTGGTCGCCTGGCACCCTCGCCGGCAACCTCACCAGCTTCTTCGCCAGCAAGGCGGTGCGTGGCCGCGTCGACCAGGTCAAGGGCGACGATTTGCCGCCGGCCCTGCAAGACCGTCGCTTCAAGGGCAAGGTCTATCGCCTGGCCGAGTTGGTGGTGGACGTACCGAGCCTGATCGAACGCCTGGCGCAACTGGCCGGCGATGGCCTGCTCGCCGGGCAACAGATCGAGCCGCTGCTTGAGGGTGGCATCCTGGTTGGCCTGAAAGTCGATGGCCGGGCGATTCGCGCCCAGCGCATCGTGCTGAGTGCCGGCGGCGGCACCGCCGAGCTGCTCACGGCCCTGGGCCTGAGCCAGCCGGCCATGCAAAAGCGCCCGCTGCATATGATCATCGCCAAGGGCCCCGGCCTCAAACCTCTGTACGCGCACTGCCTGGGCGGCGGCACCAAGCCACGGATCACCATCACCACGCACCCGGCCGCCGATGGCAATTGGGTGTGGTACATGGGCGGTGATATTGCCGAGACCGAAGGCGTGCACCGCACGCCCGCCGAGCAGATCGCCACGGCGCAAAAGGAGCTGGCGCACCTGCTGCCGTGGATCGACATGAGCCAGACCCAGTGGGCGACCCTGCGGGTGGATCGCGCCGAGCCCCTGCAAACGGGCCTGACCCGACCGGACAACGCGTTCCTCGCCGAGCAGGGCCGGCTGTTGGTGGGCTGGCCAACCAAGCTGGCCCTGGCCCCGGACTTCGCCGATCGGGTGCTCTACGCCCTGGAACGTGACGGCGTCCAGCCAACGCCAAGCACGCCACTGCCTGAACTGCCTCGCCCCGCCGTAGCCCAACCCGCCTGGGAGCAACTGTTGCCATGA
- a CDS encoding TolC family outer membrane protein: MLRKLSLALAVSCATNGMVWAAEAPLSTKTDLVSVYQEAVDNNADLAAARAQYGAQKEVVPQARAGLLPNLSAGADVNNVRTQIDTPSATANRDAHTWRATLSQPLFRADRWFQLQAAEAVNEQAALQLSATEQELILRSAENYFAVLRAQDNLASTKAEEAAFKRQLDQSNERFDVGLSDKTDVLQSQASYDTARANRILAQRQVDDAFEALITLTNRQYNAIQGIVHTLPVLPPAPNDAKAWVDTAGRQNLNLLASNYAVTAAEETLKQRKAGHAPTLDAVAQYEKGDNDALGFSNPNAFGQPYRGDVEQRTIGLRLNIPLYSGGLTSSQVRESYSRLGQTEQQREGLRRQVVENTRNLHRAVNTDVEQVQARRQSIISNQSAVEATEIGYQVGTRNIVDVLDAQRQLYTSVRNYNNSRYDYILDNLRLKQAAGTLNPGDLQDLARYLKADYNPDKDFLPPDLAKAAAEQLKARPGN; this comes from the coding sequence ATGCTGCGCAAACTTTCACTGGCTCTTGCCGTGTCTTGTGCGACCAATGGAATGGTCTGGGCAGCAGAAGCGCCCTTGTCGACCAAAACCGATCTGGTCAGCGTCTACCAGGAAGCGGTGGACAACAACGCCGACCTGGCCGCCGCCCGCGCCCAATACGGCGCGCAGAAAGAAGTGGTGCCCCAGGCCCGCGCCGGCTTGCTGCCCAACCTCTCGGCCGGCGCCGACGTGAACAACGTGCGCACCCAGATCGACACACCCTCGGCCACTGCCAATCGCGACGCCCACACCTGGCGCGCAACCCTCAGCCAGCCGCTGTTTCGCGCCGACCGCTGGTTCCAGTTGCAGGCTGCCGAAGCCGTCAATGAACAAGCGGCCCTGCAACTTTCGGCTACCGAGCAGGAACTGATCCTGCGAAGTGCAGAAAACTACTTCGCCGTGCTGCGTGCCCAGGACAACCTGGCCTCGACCAAGGCCGAGGAAGCTGCCTTCAAACGCCAACTGGACCAGTCCAACGAGCGTTTCGACGTGGGCCTGTCGGACAAGACCGACGTGCTGCAATCCCAGGCCAGCTACGACACCGCACGGGCCAACCGGATCCTTGCCCAGCGCCAGGTGGATGACGCGTTTGAAGCGCTGATCACCCTGACCAACCGCCAGTACAACGCGATCCAGGGCATTGTCCACACGCTGCCGGTGTTGCCACCGGCGCCGAACGACGCCAAGGCCTGGGTCGACACCGCCGGGCGGCAGAACCTGAATCTTCTGGCCAGCAACTATGCGGTCACGGCCGCCGAAGAAACCCTCAAGCAACGCAAGGCCGGTCACGCGCCGACCCTGGACGCGGTGGCGCAATACGAGAAAGGCGATAACGACGCCCTCGGTTTCAGCAACCCCAATGCCTTCGGCCAACCCTATCGTGGCGATGTCGAACAACGCACCATCGGGCTGCGCCTGAATATCCCGCTGTACAGCGGCGGCCTCACCAGCTCCCAGGTGCGCGAATCCTATTCGCGCCTGGGCCAGACCGAACAGCAACGCGAAGGCCTGCGCCGCCAAGTGGTGGAAAACACCCGCAACCTGCACCGTGCAGTGAATACCGATGTGGAACAGGTACAGGCGCGACGCCAGTCGATCATCTCCAACCAGAGCGCAGTGGAAGCCACGGAAATCGGTTACCAGGTGGGTACGCGCAATATCGTCGACGTGCTCGACGCCCAGCGCCAGCTGTACACCTCAGTGCGCAACTACAACAACAGCCGCTATGACTACATCCTCGACAACCTGCGCCTCAAGCAGGCGGCGGGGACGTTGAACCCGGGGGATCTGCAGGATCTGGCGCGGTACCTGAAGGCAGACTACAACCCGGACAAGGACTTCCTGCCGCCGGACCTGGCCAAGGCTGCGGCCGAACAACTCAAGGCCCGCCCCGGCAACTAA
- a CDS encoding metal ABC transporter ATPase, with translation MPRTLIRKNPSNFKTLPLYVEATPEGLSYQSVGMPLNFAQTLQRRKPVEVADAERFALELANLGVSVRLTLHWQNRDYWVLVRQRRQDRGDVVLKLISGYVPAHELNLPLHTAIQEIAEECLLETPEGWLGGRFNDTWLPAPYSSALHYREALPFRLSPLSGAARPVRCASMQLIERPRAYVHLPTASLQLIYDLRLEVPKEAKSLSLFHVDERLEGDQLVARLDRQRPDLYLMPLKDGQPCAELYTLKKDQLIPASTRGLYLAESFAQQEGWLVRDERIRWKDWLRQQGLSTPEKESKLKQLTGRARQILRKMVPKKAGR, from the coding sequence ATGCCGCGAACGCTCATAAGAAAAAACCCCAGTAACTTTAAAACTCTGCCCCTGTACGTCGAAGCCACCCCCGAAGGCCTGAGCTACCAGAGCGTGGGCATGCCGCTCAACTTTGCCCAGACTTTGCAGCGACGCAAGCCGGTGGAGGTGGCGGATGCCGAGCGCTTCGCACTGGAACTGGCCAACCTCGGGGTGTCGGTGCGCCTGACACTGCACTGGCAAAACCGCGATTACTGGGTACTGGTGCGCCAACGTCGCCAAGACCGTGGCGATGTGGTGCTCAAGCTGATTTCCGGCTACGTGCCGGCCCACGAACTGAACCTGCCGCTGCACACCGCCATTCAGGAAATCGCCGAGGAATGCCTGCTGGAAACCCCGGAAGGTTGGCTGGGCGGGCGTTTCAACGACACCTGGCTACCGGCGCCCTACTCCAGCGCGCTGCATTACCGCGAGGCCTTGCCGTTTCGCCTGTCGCCGTTGTCAGGTGCCGCCCGCCCGGTGCGCTGCGCCAGCATGCAGTTGATCGAACGCCCCCGGGCCTATGTGCACCTGCCCACGGCGTCACTGCAATTGATCTACGACCTGCGCCTGGAAGTGCCGAAGGAAGCCAAGTCCTTGAGTCTGTTCCATGTGGACGAACGCCTGGAAGGCGACCAACTGGTGGCACGCCTGGACCGCCAGCGCCCGGATTTGTACCTGATGCCCCTGAAGGACGGCCAGCCGTGCGCCGAGCTGTATACCCTGAAGAAGGATCAACTGATCCCGGCGAGCACCCGCGGGTTATACCTGGCTGAGAGTTTTGCCCAGCAGGAGGGTTGGCTGGTGCGTGATGAGCGGATCCGCTGGAAGGACTGGCTCAGGCAACAGGGCCTGAGCACGCCGGAGAAGGAATCGAAGTTGAAGCAGTTGACCGGGCGGGCCAGGCAGATCTTGCGCAAGATGGTGCCAAAAAAAGCAGGACGCTGA
- a CDS encoding NAD-dependent epimerase/dehydratase family protein has translation MSDALVLITGGAGFIGSNLVDALLAKGYAVRVLDNLSTGKRSNLPLDNPRLQLLEGDVADAALVARAALGATAVVHLAAVASVQASVDDPVSTHQSNFVGSLNVCEAMRQAGVKRVVFASSAAVYGNNGEGDSIDEQTAKAPLTPYASDKLASEHYFDFYRRQHGLEPVIFRFFNIFGPRQDPSSPYSGVISIFSERAQKGLPIAVFGDGEQTRDFMYVGDLVAVLVQAVEMAEAPLGAINVGWNRTTTLKQLLQALSEIVGSLPAVSYTEPRSGDIRHSRANNQRLAASFTLPEPTPLKTGLEKLLHG, from the coding sequence ATGTCTGATGCTCTTGTACTGATTACCGGCGGTGCTGGCTTTATCGGTTCCAATCTGGTCGATGCACTGCTAGCCAAGGGTTATGCGGTGCGGGTACTGGATAACCTGTCCACCGGCAAGCGCAGCAACCTGCCGCTGGACAACCCGCGCCTGCAACTGCTCGAAGGCGATGTGGCCGACGCTGCTCTCGTCGCCCGTGCGGCGCTGGGGGCGACGGCGGTAGTGCACCTGGCGGCAGTCGCGTCGGTGCAGGCGTCGGTGGATGACCCGGTCAGTACACACCAGAGCAACTTCGTGGGTAGCCTGAATGTCTGCGAAGCCATGCGTCAGGCTGGGGTCAAGCGCGTGGTGTTTGCTTCCAGTGCCGCGGTGTATGGCAACAACGGCGAAGGCGACTCTATCGACGAGCAAACCGCCAAGGCACCGTTGACGCCTTATGCATCGGACAAGCTGGCGAGCGAGCACTACTTTGACTTCTACCGTCGCCAGCATGGCCTGGAGCCGGTGATTTTCCGCTTCTTCAACATCTTTGGCCCGCGCCAGGATCCTTCATCGCCGTATTCCGGGGTGATCAGCATCTTCAGCGAGCGCGCGCAGAAAGGCCTGCCGATTGCCGTATTCGGCGACGGTGAGCAAACCCGTGACTTCATGTACGTCGGGGACTTGGTGGCGGTGCTGGTACAAGCGGTGGAAATGGCCGAAGCGCCTCTGGGCGCGATCAATGTCGGCTGGAACCGCACCACCACGCTCAAGCAGTTGCTGCAGGCACTGTCGGAAATTGTCGGCTCGTTGCCGGCTGTCAGCTACACAGAGCCGCGTTCAGGGGATATCCGGCACTCCAGGGCCAACAACCAGCGTTTGGCAGCGAGCTTCACCTTGCCTGAGCCGACGCCGCTGAAGACGGGCCTGGAGAAACTGCTGCACGGCTGA
- a CDS encoding LysR family transcriptional regulator, whose product MSVQWNLDQMRLFVSVAEQRSFSAVARDQRKAQSAVSNGIALLEADLGVSLFDRSSGRQPRLTEAGTVLLEEAREVLRQCERLNGRALSLMRGEEARLRLAQDEAMLYQPVLDSLEALAGKFPSLEVQLSSTAQGDVARKLVERKADLGLLFYHDQIPEALERRVVGSVEMVTVCGVGHPLARDGFVDCQRLAQFRQLLMSTQTSVYPGSEAASPQVWRADSFYVLAEWLARGLGWAWLPRHVVQYPTYHGQMVELDSEWTPPALVVELVWRRDEPLGPAARFLAERFTACLQAIG is encoded by the coding sequence ATGAGCGTGCAATGGAACCTGGATCAGATGCGCTTGTTTGTCAGCGTCGCCGAACAACGTTCGTTTTCGGCGGTGGCGCGGGACCAGCGCAAGGCGCAGTCAGCGGTGAGCAATGGGATTGCCTTGCTGGAGGCCGACTTGGGCGTGAGCCTGTTCGATCGTAGCAGCGGTCGCCAGCCCCGTTTGACCGAGGCCGGCACGGTCCTGCTGGAGGAAGCCCGGGAAGTGCTGCGCCAGTGCGAGCGTCTCAACGGCCGCGCTTTGTCCCTGATGCGGGGTGAAGAAGCGCGGCTGCGCCTGGCCCAGGACGAAGCCATGTTATATCAGCCGGTACTCGATAGCCTTGAGGCGCTGGCCGGGAAATTTCCTAGCCTGGAAGTGCAATTGTCGAGCACGGCCCAAGGTGATGTCGCACGTAAATTAGTCGAGCGCAAAGCGGACCTGGGGTTGCTGTTCTACCACGACCAGATCCCTGAAGCCCTTGAGCGGCGGGTGGTCGGCAGTGTGGAGATGGTCACGGTGTGTGGCGTCGGGCATCCGCTGGCCAGGGATGGTTTTGTCGATTGCCAGCGCCTGGCGCAGTTTCGCCAGTTGCTGATGTCGACCCAGACCAGCGTCTACCCCGGCAGTGAGGCGGCCAGCCCGCAGGTGTGGCGCGCCGACAGCTTCTACGTGCTGGCCGAATGGTTGGCGCGTGGTCTGGGCTGGGCCTGGTTGCCCCGGCATGTGGTGCAATATCCGACCTATCACGGGCAGATGGTCGAGCTCGATAGCGAATGGACCCCGCCGGCCCTGGTGGTGGAACTGGTGTGGCGGCGCGATGAGCCCCTGGGCCCGGCGGCGCGCTTTCTGGCCGAACGTTTTACCGCGTGTTTGCAGGCGATCGGCTGA